From a single Couchioplanes caeruleus genomic region:
- a CDS encoding DUF3180 domain-containing protein, translating into MSNNPGGAGPDPSLRPTSLSALVVAALAAAAVGWLLLSSFYSEMPRLPWLPIIVLAALAVAEAFLAQNTAARIQRKPGAPRVDPLAVARYVVLAKASSLAGALFAGFSAGLLSWLALEPTKAARGDIPAAIGGVVAALALTAAALWLERACRVPKEPDQKDGDDSGRRAGRS; encoded by the coding sequence GTGAGCAACAACCCCGGCGGCGCGGGCCCTGACCCGTCGCTGCGGCCGACCAGTCTCTCTGCGCTGGTCGTGGCCGCACTGGCAGCGGCGGCGGTCGGGTGGCTGCTGCTCAGCTCTTTCTACTCCGAGATGCCGCGGTTGCCGTGGCTGCCGATCATCGTGCTGGCGGCGCTGGCCGTGGCCGAGGCGTTCCTGGCGCAGAACACGGCCGCGCGGATTCAGCGCAAACCCGGTGCCCCCCGCGTCGACCCGCTCGCCGTCGCGCGGTACGTGGTCCTCGCGAAGGCGTCCTCGCTGGCCGGCGCGCTGTTCGCCGGTTTCTCCGCGGGGCTGCTCTCCTGGCTGGCGCTGGAGCCGACCAAGGCCGCGCGGGGCGACATACCGGCCGCGATCGGCGGGGTGGTGGCCGCCCTCGCGCTCACCGCCGCGGCGCTGTGGCTGGAGCGGGCGTGCCGGGTGCCGAAGGAGCCGGACCAGAAGGACGGGGACGACTCGGGCAGGCGGGCCGGCCGGTCCTGA
- a CDS encoding ABC transporter permease, which produces MNYFREGFVWLNDPLNWTNPGGLLDRLDEHLLISLWAVLLGCAIGWPLGIWLGHRGRGGGAIVTLANLTLAIPTLALLTILPLTPLGFGKPPVVVALAVFAVPPLLANAYTGLRQIDPETRDAAKGMGLSGGQLLRQVELPLSVPYLAAGLRTAAVQVVATAALAAFVNGGGLGEIISAGFGVGMSNGGGGQIVAGGIVVALLALLVETLLAAVQRLVTPAALRGARRRPTAAAPAG; this is translated from the coding sequence GTGAACTACTTCCGCGAGGGGTTCGTCTGGCTGAACGACCCCCTGAACTGGACGAACCCCGGTGGCCTGCTGGACCGGCTGGATGAGCACCTGCTGATCAGCCTGTGGGCGGTCCTGCTGGGCTGCGCCATCGGCTGGCCGCTGGGCATCTGGCTGGGACACCGCGGCCGCGGCGGCGGGGCGATCGTCACCCTCGCCAACCTGACGCTGGCGATTCCCACGCTCGCCCTGCTCACCATCCTGCCGCTCACCCCGCTCGGCTTCGGCAAGCCGCCGGTCGTGGTGGCGCTCGCGGTGTTCGCAGTGCCGCCGCTGCTGGCCAACGCGTACACCGGGCTGCGGCAGATCGACCCGGAGACCCGCGACGCCGCGAAGGGCATGGGCCTCTCCGGCGGCCAGTTGCTGCGGCAGGTCGAGCTCCCGCTCTCCGTGCCCTATCTCGCTGCCGGATTGCGTACGGCGGCAGTGCAGGTGGTGGCGACGGCCGCGCTGGCGGCGTTCGTCAACGGCGGCGGGCTGGGCGAGATCATCTCAGCGGGATTCGGCGTCGGCATGAGCAACGGCGGCGGCGGCCAGATCGTGGCCGGCGGCATCGTCGTGGCCCTGCTGGCGCTGCTCGTCGAGACGCTGCTGGCGGCGGTGCAACGGCTCGTGACGCCGGCCGCCCTGCGGGGAGCGCGTCGCCGGCCCACCGCAGCCGCGCCGGCGGGCTGA
- a CDS encoding ABC transporter permease: MSFLSRAPAPAWPLAAPADDGPGNPWFSWRYVHDNAGEILSALQFHAGLTARAVIIALVVAVPLAVAAYWWRPLTGPILALSGVLYTIPSLALLALVAPAVGTTSDTSVLIALVLYALLVLVRNALAGLTQVPSEVRDAAAGMGYGRFGRLVRIELPLALPGILTGLRLATVSTVALVTVGSLIGKGGLGEMILGGFRNNFYKAEIMTGTILCVGLALVLDLVLAGLGRLVTPWARERRS, encoded by the coding sequence ATGTCCTTCCTGTCGAGGGCCCCGGCGCCTGCGTGGCCCCTGGCCGCCCCCGCTGATGACGGGCCGGGAAATCCGTGGTTCTCCTGGCGCTATGTCCACGACAACGCCGGCGAGATCCTCTCCGCCCTGCAGTTCCACGCGGGTCTCACCGCGCGCGCGGTGATCATCGCGCTCGTCGTCGCCGTGCCGCTCGCGGTCGCCGCCTACTGGTGGCGCCCGCTGACCGGCCCGATTCTTGCACTCTCCGGCGTCCTGTACACGATTCCGTCGCTGGCGCTTCTCGCGCTCGTCGCCCCGGCGGTGGGCACGACGAGCGACACGTCGGTCCTGATCGCGCTCGTCCTGTACGCCCTGCTCGTCCTGGTACGCAACGCCCTCGCCGGCCTGACCCAGGTCCCGAGCGAGGTGCGCGATGCGGCAGCGGGCATGGGGTACGGGCGCTTCGGCCGCCTGGTGCGCATCGAGCTGCCGCTCGCGCTGCCCGGCATCCTCACCGGGTTGCGGCTTGCCACCGTGTCGACGGTGGCGCTCGTGACCGTCGGCTCGCTGATCGGCAAGGGCGGCCTCGGCGAGATGATCCTCGGCGGGTTCCGCAACAACTTCTACAAGGCCGAGATCATGACCGGCACGATCCTGTGCGTGGGCCTCGCGCTCGTACTGGACCTCGTGCTCGCGGGCCTCGGCCGGCTGGTGACCCCCTGGGCCCGGGAGCGGCGATCGTGA
- a CDS encoding NADH-quinone oxidoreductase subunit D, with product MTVGTGAGLDTADMVLNIGPQHPSTHGVLRLKLKLDGERVVECEPIVGYMHRGAEKLFEVRDYRQIIVLSNRHDWLSAFSNELGVVLAVERLMGMEVPERATWLRMVLAELNRVLNHLMFLGSYPLEIGAITPMFYAFRERETLQAVMEEVSGGRIHYMFNRVGGLKEEVPAGWTRRAREAIAQVRKRMPDIDNLIRRNEIFMARTVGVGVLTAEQAAAYGASGPVARASGLDLDLRRDEPYLAYDQLDVPVVTRTAGDCHSRFEVLLEQVYVSLDLAEQCLDKVDTIGGPVNVRLPKVVKAPEGHTYAWTENPLGINGYYLVSRGEKTPWRMKMRTASYANVQALATLLPGCLVPDLIAILGSMFFVVGDIDK from the coding sequence ATGACGGTCGGGACCGGCGCCGGGCTCGACACCGCCGACATGGTGCTCAACATCGGTCCGCAGCACCCCTCCACGCACGGTGTGCTGCGGCTCAAGCTGAAACTCGACGGCGAACGGGTCGTCGAGTGCGAGCCGATCGTCGGCTACATGCATCGCGGCGCCGAGAAGCTGTTCGAGGTGCGCGACTACCGGCAGATCATCGTGCTCTCCAACCGGCACGACTGGCTCTCCGCCTTCTCCAACGAGCTCGGCGTCGTGCTCGCCGTCGAACGCCTCATGGGCATGGAGGTGCCCGAGCGCGCCACCTGGCTGCGCATGGTGCTGGCCGAGCTGAACCGGGTGCTCAACCACCTGATGTTCCTCGGCTCCTACCCGCTGGAGATCGGCGCGATCACGCCGATGTTCTACGCGTTCCGCGAGCGGGAGACCCTGCAGGCGGTCATGGAGGAGGTCTCCGGCGGCCGCATCCACTACATGTTCAACCGGGTCGGCGGCCTCAAGGAGGAGGTCCCGGCCGGCTGGACGCGGCGCGCCCGCGAGGCGATCGCGCAGGTCCGCAAGCGGATGCCGGACATCGACAACCTGATCCGCCGCAACGAGATCTTCATGGCCCGCACGGTCGGCGTCGGCGTGCTCACCGCCGAACAGGCCGCGGCGTACGGCGCGTCCGGTCCGGTCGCCCGCGCCAGCGGCCTCGACCTGGACCTGCGCCGCGACGAGCCCTACCTGGCGTACGACCAGCTCGACGTGCCCGTGGTCACGCGCACCGCCGGGGACTGCCACTCCCGCTTCGAGGTGCTGCTGGAGCAGGTGTACGTGTCGCTCGACCTGGCCGAGCAGTGCCTCGACAAGGTCGACACCATCGGCGGCCCGGTCAACGTGCGACTGCCGAAGGTGGTCAAGGCGCCCGAGGGTCACACGTACGCCTGGACCGAGAACCCGCTCGGCATCAACGGCTACTACCTGGTGTCCCGCGGCGAGAAGACCCCGTGGCGGATGAAGATGCGCACGGCCTCGTACGCGAACGTCCAGGCCCTGGCGACGCTGCTGCCGGGCTGCCTGGTGCCGGACCTGATCGCCATCCTCGGGTCGATGTTCTTCGTGGTCGGCGACATCGACAAGTAG
- a CDS encoding ABC transporter permease: MAYDETTYRRNTGDDQAESNPAAYRAGLAATDFRNRRRDLDADDSGARVTEPIAEPTARDDGRDRLGVHIGWEIVLLLAVAAVAYLLYRLDPAALRRPALDTLLISGATIGLLTLGAGLTLRAGVPNLAVGPIALAAALHYAENGDKGLAQSMVPALAIAAGGGLVVALIVLLLHVPGWVASLAAAMGVIVYDQLRTAPVAVQGTYDPANQAFYLFGGFALLAVIGGALGTVAPIRRMVGRLRPVGDPAVRRGGAVAVPVIASLVLSSVFAVAAGTLMAAQSSTPIVPGTGLEWTGIALGTALLAGTSAYGRRGGIFGTLLAVAGVALFLDYADRRNFDIALFAIAGALVGAGLLVTRLVETYGRPLPAPGVGDDWVPTGNGATWSPDLPETWSPSSTASQGRPGEQWDSGPWGSGR; the protein is encoded by the coding sequence ATGGCCTACGACGAGACCACGTACCGCCGGAACACCGGTGACGACCAGGCGGAGAGCAATCCCGCGGCGTACCGGGCGGGGCTGGCGGCCACCGACTTCCGCAACCGCCGGCGTGACCTCGACGCGGACGACTCCGGAGCCCGCGTCACCGAGCCGATCGCCGAGCCCACCGCCCGCGACGACGGCCGCGACCGGCTCGGCGTCCACATCGGGTGGGAGATCGTGCTGCTGCTCGCCGTGGCAGCCGTCGCCTATCTGCTCTACCGGCTCGATCCGGCGGCGCTGCGCCGTCCCGCGCTCGACACCCTGCTGATCTCCGGCGCCACGATCGGCCTGCTCACCCTCGGTGCGGGCCTGACGCTGCGGGCCGGCGTACCCAATCTGGCGGTCGGTCCGATCGCCCTCGCCGCCGCGCTGCACTACGCGGAGAACGGCGACAAGGGCCTCGCCCAGTCGATGGTGCCGGCGCTGGCCATCGCCGCCGGTGGCGGCCTGGTGGTCGCGCTGATCGTGCTGCTGCTGCACGTGCCGGGCTGGGTGGCCTCGCTGGCCGCCGCCATGGGCGTCATCGTGTATGACCAGCTGCGCACGGCGCCCGTGGCCGTGCAGGGCACCTACGACCCGGCCAACCAGGCGTTCTACCTGTTCGGTGGCTTCGCGCTGCTGGCCGTGATCGGCGGCGCGCTCGGCACTGTCGCACCGATCCGTCGCATGGTCGGCCGGCTGCGTCCGGTCGGCGACCCGGCGGTCCGGCGCGGCGGTGCCGTGGCGGTGCCGGTGATCGCCTCGCTGGTCCTGTCGTCGGTCTTCGCGGTCGCCGCCGGCACGCTGATGGCCGCGCAGTCCAGCACGCCCATCGTGCCGGGCACCGGCCTGGAGTGGACCGGCATCGCGCTGGGAACGGCGCTGCTCGCGGGCACGAGCGCGTACGGCCGCCGCGGCGGCATCTTCGGCACGCTGCTGGCGGTCGCCGGGGTCGCACTGTTCCTCGACTACGCCGACCGGCGCAACTTCGACATCGCGCTGTTCGCCATCGCGGGTGCCCTTGTGGGCGCGGGCCTGCTGGTCACCCGGCTGGTCGAGACGTACGGCCGCCCGCTGCCGGCGCCGGGTGTGGGCGACGACTGGGTGCCCACCGGCAACGGCGCGACGTGGTCGCCGGACCTGCCCGAGACGTGGTCCCCGTCGAGCACCGCGTCGCAGGGCCGCCCGGGCGAGCAGTGGGACTCCGGGCCGTGGGGCAGCGGGCGCTGA
- a CDS encoding ABC transporter ATP-binding protein translates to MDATAINDSGAGRSAASITLENVGKVYPDGTVAVGDISLDVGAGELVVLIGPSGCGKSTILRMLNRLIEPSKGRILIDGEDVSRQDPVELRRHIGYVIQNVGLFPHQTIRTNVGTVPRLLGWNKKKTRARAEELLELVGLDPARYGGRYPHELSGGQRQRVGVARALAADPLVLLMDEPFSAVDPIVRSHLQEEFLRLQAAVRKTIVLVTHDIDEAVRLGDRIAVLGEGGRLQQYATPGDLLSNPASEAVSQFVGEDRGIRRLAVTKLRDTMRPVGQIEEIERLPTVDVDGTLYDALGVMLTSDALNVVVVEDGTPVGTVARSALFDVPDERAAAPA, encoded by the coding sequence GTGGACGCTACCGCGATCAACGACTCCGGCGCTGGCCGGAGCGCGGCGTCTATCACGCTCGAGAACGTGGGCAAGGTCTATCCCGACGGCACCGTGGCCGTCGGCGACATCAGCCTGGACGTCGGCGCCGGCGAGCTCGTCGTCCTCATCGGCCCGTCCGGCTGTGGCAAGTCGACGATCCTGCGCATGCTGAACCGGCTGATCGAGCCGTCGAAGGGCCGCATCCTCATCGACGGCGAGGACGTGTCCCGGCAGGACCCGGTCGAGCTGCGCCGGCACATCGGGTACGTGATCCAGAACGTCGGGCTGTTCCCGCACCAGACGATCCGTACGAACGTCGGCACGGTCCCGCGGCTGCTCGGCTGGAACAAGAAGAAGACCCGCGCCCGCGCGGAGGAGTTGCTGGAGCTCGTCGGCCTGGACCCCGCGCGCTACGGCGGCCGCTATCCGCACGAGCTGTCCGGCGGCCAGCGCCAGCGGGTCGGGGTGGCCCGGGCGCTCGCCGCGGATCCGCTGGTGCTGCTCATGGACGAGCCGTTCTCGGCAGTCGACCCGATCGTCCGGTCCCACCTGCAGGAGGAGTTCCTCCGGCTGCAGGCCGCGGTCCGCAAGACCATCGTGCTGGTCACCCATGACATCGACGAAGCCGTACGCCTCGGCGACCGGATCGCGGTTCTCGGCGAGGGCGGCCGGCTGCAGCAGTACGCCACCCCCGGCGACCTGCTCAGCAACCCGGCGTCCGAAGCGGTCAGCCAGTTCGTCGGCGAGGACCGGGGCATCCGGCGGCTCGCGGTCACCAAACTGCGCGACACCATGCGGCCCGTCGGGCAGATCGAGGAGATCGAACGGCTCCCGACCGTCGACGTCGACGGGACCCTGTACGACGCGCTCGGCGTGATGCTCACGAGCGACGCGCTGAACGTGGTCGTGGTGGAGGACGGGACGCCGGTGGGCACGGTCGCCCGCTCGGCGCTGTTCGACGTACCCGATGAGCGGGCCGCCGCGCCGGCATGA
- a CDS encoding SAM-dependent methyltransferase: MQHALYGPEGFFTSANDGPADHFRTSVHASPLFAGALLRLIEAVDAALGRPRTLQVVDVGAGRGELLAALHDEAARTRLADRLRLTAVEKAPRPARLPAEIDWQRTVPEDVVGVLLATEWLDNVPLDVAEVDPAGRIRRVLVDPADGSESLGGGIDAADRLWLARWWPGAAAGERVEVGWPRDVAWADAVSSVRRGCALTVDYGHLRDARPPLGTLTGFRGGRQVPPVPDGSCDVTAHVAVDAVAVSVGQPYRIITQREALKALGVDGARPSLDLARSDPAGYLRALSAAGAAAELTDAGGLGAHWWLLHEVGIDLRGSI; the protein is encoded by the coding sequence ATGCAACACGCGCTGTACGGGCCGGAAGGCTTCTTCACCAGCGCGAACGACGGTCCGGCGGACCACTTCCGGACGAGCGTGCACGCCTCCCCGCTCTTCGCCGGCGCGCTCCTGCGGCTGATCGAGGCGGTCGACGCCGCCCTCGGCCGCCCGCGCACGCTGCAGGTCGTCGACGTGGGCGCCGGCCGGGGTGAATTGCTCGCCGCCCTGCATGATGAAGCTGCCCGGACGCGCCTCGCTGACCGGCTCCGGCTCACGGCGGTCGAGAAGGCGCCACGCCCGGCCCGGCTGCCCGCGGAGATTGATTGGCAGCGGACCGTGCCCGAGGACGTCGTCGGGGTGCTGCTGGCCACGGAATGGCTGGACAACGTGCCCCTCGACGTCGCCGAGGTCGATCCGGCCGGGCGGATCCGGCGGGTGCTGGTCGATCCGGCCGACGGCAGCGAGTCGCTGGGCGGCGGCATCGACGCGGCGGACCGGCTCTGGCTCGCGCGGTGGTGGCCCGGCGCCGCGGCCGGCGAGCGGGTCGAGGTCGGCTGGCCGCGCGATGTGGCGTGGGCTGACGCGGTTTCATCGGTACGCCGGGGATGCGCGCTGACCGTGGACTACGGGCACCTGCGCGACGCCCGGCCGCCGCTCGGCACGCTCACCGGGTTCCGGGGCGGCCGGCAGGTGCCGCCCGTGCCCGACGGGAGCTGCGATGTCACGGCGCACGTGGCGGTCGACGCGGTCGCGGTCAGTGTCGGTCAGCCGTACCGAATAATCACCCAGCGGGAGGCGCTGAAAGCGCTCGGTGTCGACGGCGCGCGGCCCTCGCTGGATCTGGCGCGCAGCGACCCGGCGGGCTATCTGCGCGCGCTGAGCGCGGCCGGCGCGGCGGCCGAGCTGACCGATGCCGGCGGGCTCGGCGCGCACTGGTGGCTGCTGCACGAGGTGGGGATCGACCTTCGTGGGAGCATCTAG
- a CDS encoding glycine betaine ABC transporter substrate-binding protein, whose product MRRNLLLTAGTLMTAAVILAGCGESGSSGTEAPASSASGAGCAPVAGDKLVVLTDDKNLQNTDNIVPAINKKASTPQIVAALDKVSAALDTTKLIELNKAVDIDRKSSKAAAQEFATANNLTAGLQKGSGGKLTVGAANFSENATLGELYNIVLTAAGYTVKVQQIGNRELYEPALEKGEIDVVPEYAATLATFLSGKVNGKGAKDPSSSDLNTTMTNLKALGDKAGLVFGTPSSAQDQNAFAATQAFADKYGVKTLSDLAAKCSGAATVLGGPPECPQRPKCQQGLVDTYSFQAGKFTSLDAGGPLTKTGLKQGTISVGLVFSSDGALAAG is encoded by the coding sequence ATGCGTCGAAACCTGCTCCTGACGGCCGGCACCCTCATGACCGCCGCCGTCATCCTCGCCGGCTGCGGCGAGTCCGGCTCCTCCGGCACCGAGGCCCCGGCCAGCTCCGCCTCGGGCGCCGGCTGCGCGCCCGTCGCCGGTGACAAGCTCGTCGTGCTCACCGACGACAAGAACCTGCAGAACACCGACAACATCGTCCCGGCCATCAACAAGAAGGCCTCGACCCCGCAGATCGTCGCGGCGCTCGACAAGGTCTCCGCCGCGCTCGACACGACCAAGCTCATCGAGCTCAACAAGGCCGTCGACATCGACCGCAAGTCGTCGAAGGCGGCCGCTCAGGAGTTCGCCACGGCCAACAACCTGACGGCGGGCCTGCAGAAGGGCTCCGGCGGCAAGCTGACCGTCGGTGCCGCCAACTTCAGCGAGAACGCGACGCTGGGCGAGCTCTACAACATCGTCCTCACCGCGGCGGGCTACACGGTGAAGGTCCAGCAGATCGGCAACCGCGAGCTGTACGAGCCCGCCCTCGAGAAGGGCGAGATCGACGTGGTCCCCGAGTACGCGGCCACCCTCGCCACGTTCCTGTCGGGCAAGGTCAACGGCAAGGGCGCCAAGGACCCGTCCTCGTCCGACCTGAACACGACGATGACCAACCTCAAGGCCCTCGGCGACAAGGCCGGCCTCGTGTTCGGCACCCCGTCCAGCGCCCAGGACCAGAACGCCTTCGCCGCCACCCAGGCGTTCGCCGACAAGTACGGCGTGAAGACGCTCTCCGACCTGGCCGCGAAGTGCTCCGGGGCAGCCACCGTGCTCGGCGGCCCGCCGGAGTGCCCGCAGCGCCCGAAGTGCCAGCAGGGGCTCGTGGACACGTACTCCTTCCAGGCCGGCAAGTTCACGTCGCTGGACGCGGGCGGCCCGCTGACCAAGACGGGCCTGAAGCAGGGCACGATCAGCGTCGGCCTGGTGTTCAGCTCGGACGGCGCGCTGGCGGCCGGCTGA